The Xenopus tropicalis strain Nigerian chromosome 7, UCB_Xtro_10.0, whole genome shotgun sequence genome includes a region encoding these proteins:
- the LOC100490272 gene encoding oocyte zinc finger protein XlCOF26-like — protein MSLLPEELLDIPWQEKSDEHLDMTPESLVDGNLVSEDSPLPPCPDCGRTFQTLRAHNLHRRNHAADLSYTCKDCDVARAGAIGGSDKPYSCPDCGRRFCWLLALHSHHEQQHTGQRGYQCSQCGKKLPSQPAFRRHQQGHRKDRVCVWCGKAFNCSAKLSRHMRIHTGERPYQCPECPKAFTQLETLRVHQWVHEDPKPYQCQDCGRRFRAQRTFEKHRNLHISRKPHACPVCGKTFFFSSRFKRHLRIHTGERPFQCQQCGKSFNQRSNYQRHRLIHAGKRPFPCNFCDKSFSQASNYRRHLQTHKRERGLWEAEEDEDDEEGDYTCTECGRRFTQEGSLHKHYIQHARGEL, from the exons ATGTCCCTGTTACCAGAGGAGCTTTTAGATATTCCCTGGCAAGAGAAGTCTGATGAGCACTTAGACATGACTCCAG AATCGCTGGTGGATGGCAATTTGGTGTCAGAAGACTCTCCACTGCCTCCTTGCCCGGACTGCGGTCGGACATTTCAAACGCTGCGAGCACACAACCTCCACCGTCGAAACCACGCAGCCGACCTTTCATACACGTGCAAAGACTGCGACGTGGCCCGTGCCGGAGCCATTGGTGGAAGCGACAAGCCCTATTCCTGCCCTGACTGTGGGCGCCGCTTCTGTTGGCTGCTGGCTCTGCACAGCCACCATGAGCAGCAGCACACAGGCCAACGCGGATACCAGTGTTCACAGTGCGGCAAGAAGCTGCCCAGCCAGCCAGCCTTCCGCCGGCACCAGCAGGGTCACCGCAAAGACAGAGTCTGCGTGTGGTGTGGAAAAGCTTTTAACTGCTCCGCCAAGTTGTCGAGACACATGCGAATTCACACTGGGGAAAGGCCTTATCAGTGCCCAGAATGCCCAAAGGCATTCACACAGCTGGAGACGTTGCGTGTTCACCAGTGGGTTCACGAAGACCCCAAACCGTACCAATGCCAGGACTGTGGGCGCCGATTCCGAGCCCAGCGCAcctttgaaaaacacaggaatttgCACATTTCTCGCAAGCCCCATGCCTGCCCCGTATGTGGCAAGACTTTCTTTTTTTCATCCCGCTTTAAACGCCATCtacgcattcacaccggggagagaCCTTTCCAGTGCCAGCAGTGCGGCAAGAGCTTTAATCAGCGCTCCAATTACCAGCGCCACCGGCTAATACACGCTGGAAAGAGACCTTTCCCATGTAACTTTTGCGATAAAAGCTTTAGCCAGGCATCCAACTACCGACGCCATTTACAGACCCACAAGAGAGAACGAGGCCTATGggaagcagaggaggatgaggacgACGAGGAAGGAGATTATACCTGCACAGAATGCGGAAGGCGATTTACACAGGAAGGAAGCCTACACAAGCACTATATTCAGCATGCTAGAGGGGAACTGTGA